From Actinomyces sp. oral taxon 171 str. F0337, one genomic window encodes:
- the recA gene encoding recombinase RecA: MPAASQTQDRSKALATALAQIDKSFGKGSVMRLGDDTRPPVSVIPTGSVALDVALGVGGLPRGRIIEVYGPESSGKTTVALHAVASAQRAGGNAAFIDAEHALDPVYAKALGVDIDNLLVSQPDTGEQALEITDMLVRSGGLDIIVIDSVAALVPKAEIEGEMGDSHVGLQARLMSQALRKITGALSSTGTTAIFINQLREKIGVFFGNPETTTGGKALKFYASVRLDVRRIGGLKDGDQPVGNRTRVKVVKNKMAPPFKQAEFDILYGQGISREGSLLDLGVDNGVVRKSGAWFTYGEDQLGQGKENARNFLKDNPQLAAEIEEKILAALGIGEPGRKAREAEEMAAAEAAVAAAAVPVDSGDTAATSAVKNARGRGKKTTTAKAPKSVKTSKDASSDEPDTIFGEDAGGF, encoded by the coding sequence ATGCCTGCTGCCAGCCAGACCCAGGACCGCTCCAAGGCCCTGGCCACAGCCCTCGCCCAGATCGACAAGAGCTTCGGTAAGGGATCCGTCATGCGCCTGGGGGACGACACCCGTCCTCCGGTCTCCGTCATCCCGACGGGATCGGTTGCCCTCGACGTGGCTCTGGGAGTCGGGGGGCTCCCGAGGGGACGCATCATCGAGGTCTACGGACCGGAGTCCTCCGGAAAGACCACCGTTGCCCTGCACGCCGTGGCCAGTGCACAGCGGGCCGGCGGGAACGCGGCCTTCATTGACGCCGAGCACGCCCTCGACCCGGTCTATGCCAAGGCTCTGGGCGTCGACATCGACAACCTCCTGGTCTCACAGCCGGACACCGGCGAGCAGGCCCTGGAGATCACCGACATGCTGGTGCGCTCGGGCGGCCTGGACATCATCGTCATCGACTCCGTGGCGGCCCTGGTCCCCAAGGCCGAGATCGAGGGGGAGATGGGGGACTCTCACGTCGGTCTCCAGGCCCGCCTCATGAGCCAGGCTCTGCGCAAGATCACCGGTGCACTGTCCTCCACCGGCACCACCGCCATCTTCATCAACCAGCTGCGCGAGAAGATCGGTGTGTTCTTCGGCAACCCGGAGACCACCACCGGTGGGAAGGCTCTCAAGTTCTACGCCTCCGTGCGCCTGGACGTGCGTCGCATCGGCGGTCTCAAGGACGGCGACCAGCCCGTGGGCAACCGCACCCGGGTCAAGGTCGTCAAGAACAAGATGGCGCCCCCCTTCAAGCAGGCCGAGTTCGACATCCTCTACGGCCAGGGCATCTCCCGCGAGGGTAGCCTGCTGGATCTGGGCGTGGACAACGGCGTGGTGCGCAAGTCGGGGGCCTGGTTCACCTACGGGGAGGACCAGCTCGGTCAGGGCAAGGAGAACGCCCGCAACTTCCTCAAGGACAACCCGCAGCTGGCCGCCGAGATCGAGGAGAAGATCCTCGCCGCCCTGGGGATCGGTGAGCCCGGCCGCAAGGCCCGGGAGGCTGAGGAGATGGCCGCCGCCGAGGCGGCCGTGGCCGCAGCCGCCGTCCCGGTGGACAGTGGGGACACCGCCGCTACGAGCGCGGTCAAGAACGCCCGGGGACGCGGGAAGAAGACCACCACCGCTAAGGCGCCCAAGAGCGTGAAGACGTCCAAGGATGCGTCGTCGGATGAGCCGGACACCATCTTCGGTGAGGACGCCGGCGGGTTCTGA
- a CDS encoding DUF3046 domain-containing protein gives MKHSEFWNAVEAVFGPAYGRSLAQDLVLPGLGVTCVQALDTGVAPERVWGLLCDETERSDDERWIFRSDPRR, from the coding sequence GTGAAGCACTCGGAGTTCTGGAACGCCGTCGAGGCGGTTTTCGGTCCGGCTTATGGCCGGTCATTGGCGCAGGACCTGGTTCTTCCGGGACTGGGTGTGACCTGTGTGCAGGCGCTCGACACCGGTGTGGCGCCGGAACGGGTCTGGGGTCTTCTGTGCGACGAGACCGAGCGCTCGGACGACGAGCGATGGATCTTCCGTTCTGATCCCCGTCGATGA